A genome region from Nocardiopsis exhalans includes the following:
- a CDS encoding TioE family transcriptional regulator: MAKKLQSGIRLRPIDLARGHGLSTQAVRNYEVDGILPAAERTPHGYRVYTPLHAAALGAFLALIPGHGHATAASILRSVNRGTVDAAFQLLDESHAQLLEDRRTLRAVEHALRDLSPVATPEPGPGSGHTFIGPLAHQLGIRPATLRKWERAGLVSPRRDPRTGYRVYDEADVRDTRLAHQLRRGGYLLDQIAPLITQVRSAGGLEPLEAALADWHGRLSDRGRAMLAGAAELDAYLRQRG, encoded by the coding sequence ATGGCGAAAAAGCTTCAAAGCGGGATACGCCTCCGACCGATCGACCTGGCACGCGGGCACGGTCTGTCCACCCAGGCGGTCCGCAACTACGAGGTGGACGGAATCCTCCCTGCGGCCGAGCGCACCCCGCACGGTTACCGCGTCTACACTCCGCTGCACGCGGCGGCGCTGGGCGCCTTCCTCGCCCTGATACCGGGCCACGGCCACGCGACGGCGGCGTCGATCCTGCGTTCGGTGAACCGGGGCACGGTCGACGCGGCGTTCCAACTCCTCGACGAGAGCCACGCCCAGCTCCTCGAAGACCGGCGAACCCTTCGGGCGGTGGAGCACGCCTTGCGCGACCTGAGTCCCGTGGCGACACCCGAGCCCGGCCCTGGTTCGGGGCACACGTTCATCGGGCCGCTCGCCCATCAGCTCGGAATCCGGCCCGCCACCCTGCGCAAGTGGGAGCGCGCCGGTCTGGTCTCACCGCGCCGCGACCCGCGGACGGGCTATCGCGTCTACGACGAGGCCGACGTCCGGGACACCCGCCTGGCCCATCAGCTCCGACGGGGCGGCTACCTGCTGGACCAGATCGCCCCGCTGATCACCCAGGTCCGGAGCGCGGGCGGCCTGGAGCCGTTGGAGGCCGCCCTGGCCGACTGGCACGGCCGCCTGTCCGACCGCGGCCGGGCGATGCTCGCCGGAGCCGCGGAGCTGGACGCGTACCTGCGCCAGCGCGGGTGA
- a CDS encoding NADP-dependent oxidoreductase encodes MSDDTGATMRAISQNNHGGPEVLQEIRAPRPAPGPSEILVAVRAAGINPTDWKHRSAGLFLNRLPLVLGWDVSGVVAAVGYGVTLFQPGDEVFGMLPYPHGVGSHAEYAVGPARAFTRKPAGIDHVQAGALPLAALTAYQALVDTAGIRAGQRVLVHAAAGGVGHLAVQIAKAHGAHVIGTASTPKHDFLRELGADEVIDYREVDFAEATGDIDVVLDPLAGEVAARSLEVLRPGGTLVSLLPLRGEVVEQAAQRGIRATPMLVEADHAGMNAVAELVEKGALRAHVEAVFPLAEAAEAHALGETNRTTGKIVLTVAGPEA; translated from the coding sequence ATGAGCGACGACACCGGCGCCACCATGCGCGCCATCAGCCAGAACAACCACGGCGGCCCCGAGGTCCTCCAGGAGATCCGCGCCCCCAGGCCCGCGCCCGGGCCCAGCGAGATCCTGGTCGCGGTCCGCGCCGCCGGGATCAACCCGACCGACTGGAAGCACCGCTCGGCCGGTCTCTTCCTGAACCGCCTCCCTCTCGTGCTCGGCTGGGACGTCTCCGGGGTGGTGGCGGCCGTCGGCTACGGCGTGACCCTCTTCCAGCCCGGCGACGAGGTGTTCGGAATGCTGCCCTACCCGCACGGGGTGGGATCGCACGCCGAGTACGCGGTCGGCCCGGCGCGGGCCTTCACCCGCAAGCCCGCCGGAATCGACCACGTCCAGGCCGGAGCACTCCCGCTGGCCGCTCTGACCGCATACCAGGCTCTCGTGGACACCGCCGGAATCCGCGCCGGTCAGCGCGTCCTGGTGCACGCGGCCGCCGGCGGGGTCGGTCACCTGGCGGTCCAGATCGCCAAAGCCCACGGAGCACACGTCATCGGCACCGCGAGCACGCCCAAGCACGACTTCCTTCGCGAGCTGGGCGCGGACGAGGTGATCGACTACCGCGAGGTGGACTTCGCCGAGGCTACCGGGGACATCGACGTGGTCCTGGATCCGCTCGCCGGTGAGGTCGCGGCCCGTTCCCTGGAGGTGCTGCGTCCGGGCGGGACCCTGGTCTCCCTGCTGCCGCTGCGCGGCGAGGTCGTCGAGCAGGCCGCCCAGCGCGGAATCCGGGCCACACCGATGTTGGTGGAGGCCGACCACGCCGGGATGAACGCGGTCGCCGAACTGGTCGAGAAGGGGGCTCTCAGGGCCCATGTGGAGGCGGTCTTCCCGCTGGCCGAGGCGGCCGAGGCGCACGCCCTGGGCGAGACCAACCGCACCACCGGCAAGATCGTCCTGACCGTGGCTGGCCCCGAGGCATAG
- a CDS encoding GlxA family transcriptional regulator, whose amino-acid sequence MSVPHRVVVLALPGVYPFELGIPNRVLGAADGRYELVTCGVGGTSVPTNTDFGITVEHGSEALASADTVVIPPFGMDRLSRDLSPELVAALDTIRPGTRVVSICTGAFVLAAAGWLDGRPATTHWSLTEVFRSWFPKVDLDPDVLFVDDGDLLTSAGAASGVDVCLHLVRSDHGSELANRVARICVVPPWRDGGQAQYIEQPVPEEGREGAAAARAWAMERLGEPLTLNDLAEHAHMSLRTFIRRFNDEVGMSPGRWLIQQRVLRARHLLESTDLPVDEIAGQVGFATGTSLRQHLRAAIGVSPITYRRTFRGVTADIS is encoded by the coding sequence ATGAGTGTTCCGCACCGCGTGGTGGTCCTGGCGCTGCCCGGCGTCTATCCCTTCGAGCTGGGTATCCCCAACCGGGTGCTGGGCGCGGCCGACGGCCGCTACGAGTTGGTGACCTGCGGGGTCGGCGGCACCTCGGTACCCACCAACACGGACTTCGGTATCACGGTGGAGCACGGTTCCGAGGCTCTGGCCAGTGCCGACACCGTGGTGATCCCGCCCTTCGGCATGGACCGGCTCAGCCGCGATCTCAGCCCTGAGCTGGTCGCCGCCCTGGACACGATCCGCCCCGGCACGCGTGTGGTGTCCATCTGCACGGGCGCGTTCGTCCTGGCCGCCGCGGGGTGGCTCGACGGGCGCCCGGCCACCACCCACTGGTCGCTCACCGAGGTCTTCCGGTCCTGGTTCCCGAAGGTGGACCTGGACCCCGACGTGCTCTTCGTGGACGACGGTGACCTGTTGACCTCGGCGGGCGCGGCCTCGGGGGTGGACGTGTGCCTGCACCTGGTCCGCTCCGACCACGGCAGCGAGCTGGCCAACCGGGTGGCGCGGATCTGCGTGGTACCGCCCTGGCGCGACGGCGGTCAGGCCCAGTACATCGAGCAACCCGTGCCGGAGGAGGGGCGCGAGGGCGCCGCGGCGGCCCGGGCCTGGGCGATGGAGCGTCTCGGTGAGCCGCTGACCCTCAACGACCTGGCCGAACACGCGCACATGAGCCTGCGCACCTTCATTCGCAGGTTCAACGACGAGGTGGGGATGAGCCCGGGGCGGTGGCTGATCCAGCAGCGCGTCCTGCGGGCCCGGCACCTGTTGGAATCCACCGACCTGCCGGTGGACGAGATCGCCGGTCAGGTCGGTTTCGCCACCGGGACGTCGCTAAGGCAACATCTACGGGCCGCCATCGGCGTGTCCCCGATCACGTACCGGCGCACCTTCCGAGGGGTGACAGCCGACATTTCCTGA
- a CDS encoding type 1 glutamine amidotransferase domain-containing protein, whose translation MSKILFVMTGADFWTLADGTQHPTGFWAEEAVAPYEAFKEAGHEIVVATPGGVVPPVDQGSLSAAANGGQENADRIAAGLDSFTELRSPIKLEDVDLDGYAAVFYPGGHGPMEDLAVNTVSGDLLIAALDSGKPIGVVCHAPAALLAAERSDGSNAFAGYRVSAFTNDEETQAGLADKAEWLLQDRLVEAGVEFQEGEPWAPKVEVDRNLVTGQNPASSAPLAQELLKHLS comes from the coding sequence ATGTCCAAGATCCTTTTCGTGATGACCGGCGCCGACTTCTGGACCCTGGCCGACGGCACCCAGCACCCGACCGGGTTCTGGGCCGAGGAGGCCGTCGCACCCTACGAGGCCTTCAAGGAGGCGGGGCACGAGATCGTCGTCGCCACCCCCGGCGGGGTCGTTCCCCCCGTCGACCAGGGCAGCCTGTCCGCGGCAGCCAACGGCGGCCAGGAGAACGCCGACCGCATCGCCGCCGGGCTGGACTCCTTCACCGAACTCCGCTCGCCCATCAAGCTGGAGGACGTCGACCTCGACGGCTACGCCGCCGTCTTCTACCCGGGCGGTCACGGCCCCATGGAGGACCTGGCCGTGAACACCGTCTCCGGCGACCTGCTCATCGCCGCCCTGGACTCGGGCAAGCCGATCGGCGTGGTCTGCCACGCCCCGGCCGCGCTCCTGGCAGCCGAGCGCTCCGACGGCAGCAACGCGTTCGCCGGTTACCGGGTGTCGGCCTTCACCAACGACGAGGAGACCCAGGCCGGGCTGGCCGACAAGGCCGAGTGGCTGCTCCAGGACCGCCTGGTCGAGGCCGGGGTGGAATTCCAGGAAGGCGAGCCCTGGGCGCCCAAGGTCGAGGTGGACCGCAACCTGGTCACCGGCCAGAACCCGGCCTCCTCCGCACCGCTGGCCCAGGAACTGCTCAAGCACCTGAGCTGA
- a CDS encoding bacteriocin fulvocin C-related protein, with amino-acid sequence MGHIRARYVLAFDSSCDRCADISNAVEAVSGGRLETLPLTHPQVQEWRVRQWGPNAPWVPTLVRHRGAEVRCWRGVSMVRPLVRGLGAQATLRVVEALGELSRQRRRAPWERARVTTSSRPGKPCLQRLREGGAAVITLALAGRTPELARSDHALAREWVEAHRDRLPRDYDVFAAHPLVRRRLIFAELPPRARRDLWLEHLRRYERAHPRLSAAQREVVDLARRTLSDILVFRDGLDPVRERELRGLAVSAFGTEEAHTLLATLGPDEPDPHGSALARKKGCGAWEPCLSKGCTEVPFTCGTAWMYTRDGIRARAEPRA; translated from the coding sequence ATGGGGCACATTCGGGCTCGGTACGTGTTGGCGTTCGACTCCTCGTGCGACAGGTGCGCGGACATCTCCAACGCGGTGGAGGCGGTGTCGGGGGGCAGGCTGGAAACGCTTCCGCTCACCCATCCACAGGTGCAGGAGTGGCGGGTCCGACAGTGGGGGCCCAACGCCCCCTGGGTGCCGACCCTGGTCCGTCACCGAGGCGCCGAGGTCCGTTGCTGGCGCGGGGTGTCCATGGTCCGCCCGCTCGTGCGGGGGCTGGGCGCCCAGGCGACCCTGCGGGTGGTGGAAGCTCTGGGCGAACTGAGCCGCCAGCGCCGCCGCGCCCCCTGGGAGCGGGCCCGGGTCACCACATCCAGCCGACCGGGGAAACCGTGTCTGCAACGGTTGCGGGAGGGCGGAGCCGCGGTGATAACCCTGGCGCTGGCCGGGCGCACCCCCGAGCTGGCCCGCTCTGACCACGCCCTGGCCCGTGAGTGGGTGGAGGCCCACCGGGATCGCCTGCCAAGGGACTACGACGTGTTCGCGGCCCATCCCCTGGTCCGCCGCCGTCTCATCTTCGCCGAACTCCCTCCCCGGGCCCGTCGTGACCTGTGGCTGGAACACCTGCGCCGCTACGAGCGGGCCCACCCCCGTCTCAGCGCGGCCCAGCGGGAGGTGGTGGACCTGGCCCGCCGGACCCTGTCCGACATCCTGGTGTTCCGGGACGGCCTGGACCCGGTCCGAGAACGCGAGCTGCGCGGCTTGGCCGTGTCGGCCTTCGGCACGGAGGAGGCCCATACGCTGCTGGCCACCCTGGGGCCCGACGAGCCCGACCCGCACGGCAGCGCCCTGGCGAGGAAGAAGGGCTGCGGCGCCTGGGAGCCGTGCCTGTCCAAGGGCTGCACGGAGGTCCCCTTCACCTGCGGCACCGCGTGGATGTACACCCGGGACGGTATCCGGGCCCGTGCGGAGCCCCGAGCCTGA
- a CDS encoding DUF4440 domain-containing protein — protein MDSDQESACEDGREQVEQAVAGELSLHRPQVRTSRELAGALLDPEFVEVGKSGRRWDREAMLAELPSMTSGGPDAEIGVRDMRGVLLSPGLVHLTYATEVNGQRALRSALWRRDGQGRWRTFYHQGTPAAD, from the coding sequence ATGGACAGTGACCAGGAGAGCGCCTGTGAGGACGGGCGGGAGCAGGTAGAGCAGGCCGTCGCCGGTGAGCTGAGCCTGCACCGGCCGCAGGTGCGCACCTCGCGTGAGCTCGCCGGGGCGCTGTTGGACCCGGAGTTCGTGGAGGTCGGCAAGTCGGGTCGGCGCTGGGACCGGGAGGCGATGCTCGCCGAGCTGCCTTCGATGACCTCCGGCGGGCCGGATGCGGAGATCGGTGTGCGGGACATGCGCGGTGTCCTGCTGTCTCCTGGCCTGGTCCACCTGACCTACGCCACCGAGGTCAACGGGCAGCGGGCACTGCGCAGCGCCCTGTGGCGGCGTGACGGTCAAGGCCGGTGGCGGACGTTCTACCACCAGGGGACCCCAGCCGCCGACTGA
- a CDS encoding metal-dependent transcriptional regulator: protein MGNTPARPSTSAEDYVKVIYDLQERGTGPVTISGMAERLSVSNSSVSGMLRKLNELGFVEHQRYGNVSLTETGTKAALAVLRRHRLLETYLVAELGYSWDEVHDEAEILEHVVSDKFVDRIAAHLGDPVVDPHGDPIPTREGSIVERESVLLSEAEAGTSGVVVRVNDTDPELLRYLADIDIGIGMRVEVVERLPFAGSLQLSVHPEKGGQTRDQVLGLVAAEALWLSPEE from the coding sequence ATGGGGAACACACCGGCACGGCCGTCCACTTCGGCCGAGGACTACGTGAAGGTCATCTACGACCTCCAGGAACGCGGCACGGGGCCGGTGACGATCTCCGGCATGGCCGAGCGGCTGTCGGTGTCCAACTCCTCGGTTTCGGGGATGCTCCGCAAACTCAACGAACTCGGTTTCGTCGAGCACCAGCGCTACGGCAACGTCAGCCTCACCGAGACCGGCACCAAGGCCGCCCTGGCGGTGCTGCGTCGCCACCGGCTGCTGGAGACCTACCTGGTGGCCGAGCTGGGCTACTCCTGGGACGAGGTGCACGACGAGGCCGAAATCCTCGAGCACGTCGTTTCGGACAAGTTCGTCGACCGCATCGCCGCCCACCTGGGTGACCCGGTCGTGGATCCGCACGGCGACCCGATCCCCACTCGTGAGGGCAGTATCGTCGAACGCGAGTCCGTGCTGCTTTCGGAGGCCGAGGCCGGAACCTCGGGGGTGGTCGTCCGGGTCAACGACACCGACCCCGAACTCCTGCGCTACCTCGCTGACATCGACATCGGCATCGGCATGCGCGTGGAGGTCGTGGAACGGCTGCCCTTCGCCGGTTCCCTCCAGCTCTCGGTCCACCCGGAGAAGGGCGGCCAGACCCGCGACCAGGTCCTGGGCCTGGTCGCCGCCGAGGCCCTCTGGCTCAGCCCCGAGGAGTGA
- a CDS encoding alkaline phosphatase D family protein, whose protein sequence is MPGTPASPAASGPSASFASGPDTTRRQALVGGAVTLGAAALGTTLGTPSALAATPAPRGPVISEPFTLGVASGDPRHDGVVLWTRLAPDPLAEDGLGGMPDRTVEVEWQVSHREDFATLAASGTTETGPDQAHSVHVELEHLRPRADYFYRFRVGNEISPVGRTRTAPVPGTRLDRFAFAFASCQRYTHGHYTAQARLAEEDLDLVAFLGDYIYETADQGSIGRGHFPAVEVRSLTEYRLRHAQYKTDHDLQAAHAAFPWAVVFDDHELENNWADDTSYEEDVPPEEFLLRREHALKAYYEHMPLRAAQRPAGPDLHLYRRLTFGNLVDMHLLDTRQYRDAQVEDSERDDPERTLLGADQRRWLSQSLADSSATWNVLAQQVFFSQRDFAGGDATNFSDDAWDNYKVERDSVRDEIAGVSNPVVITGDVHANYVVDVKADFDDAYSETVATELVGTSFTSGRDGVEQNPGDAVQLAENPHIKFINRNRGYVRNTVTPTEWTADYRVVDYVSEPGAPIRDRARFVIGSGQPGARPQA, encoded by the coding sequence ATGCCGGGTACACCCGCATCCCCCGCAGCTTCGGGACCGTCCGCTTCGTTCGCTTCCGGGCCCGACACCACCCGCCGACAGGCGCTGGTGGGCGGGGCCGTCACTTTGGGCGCCGCCGCACTGGGTACCACTCTGGGCACCCCCTCCGCGCTCGCGGCCACCCCGGCCCCTCGAGGCCCCGTGATCTCCGAACCCTTCACCCTGGGCGTCGCCTCCGGAGACCCCCGCCACGACGGCGTCGTGCTCTGGACCCGGCTGGCCCCCGACCCGCTCGCCGAGGACGGCCTCGGCGGGATGCCCGACCGCACGGTCGAGGTCGAGTGGCAGGTCTCCCACCGTGAGGACTTCGCCACCCTCGCCGCCTCCGGAACCACCGAGACCGGACCCGACCAGGCGCATTCGGTGCACGTGGAACTGGAGCACCTGCGCCCGCGTGCCGACTACTTCTACCGCTTCCGGGTCGGCAACGAGATCAGCCCGGTCGGCCGTACCAGGACCGCCCCGGTCCCGGGCACCCGCCTGGACCGGTTCGCCTTCGCGTTCGCCAGCTGCCAGAGATACACCCACGGCCACTACACCGCCCAGGCCCGCCTCGCCGAGGAGGACCTGGACCTGGTGGCCTTCCTCGGCGACTACATCTACGAGACGGCCGACCAGGGCAGCATCGGCCGCGGCCACTTCCCCGCGGTGGAGGTTCGCTCCCTGACCGAGTACCGGCTCCGGCACGCCCAGTACAAGACCGACCACGATCTCCAGGCAGCGCACGCGGCCTTCCCGTGGGCGGTGGTCTTCGACGACCACGAACTGGAGAACAACTGGGCCGACGACACCTCCTATGAGGAGGACGTCCCGCCGGAGGAGTTCCTGCTGCGCCGCGAGCACGCGCTCAAGGCCTACTACGAGCACATGCCGCTGCGCGCCGCCCAGCGACCGGCCGGTCCCGACCTGCACCTGTACCGCAGGCTGACCTTCGGCAACCTGGTCGACATGCACCTGCTGGACACCCGCCAGTACCGGGACGCGCAGGTGGAGGACTCCGAACGCGACGATCCCGAGCGCACCCTGCTCGGCGCCGACCAGCGCAGGTGGCTGTCCCAGAGCTTGGCGGACTCCAGCGCCACCTGGAACGTCCTGGCCCAGCAGGTGTTCTTCTCCCAGCGCGACTTCGCCGGGGGCGATGCCACCAACTTCAGCGACGACGCCTGGGACAACTACAAGGTGGAGCGCGACAGCGTCCGTGACGAGATCGCCGGGGTGTCCAACCCGGTCGTGATCACCGGCGACGTGCACGCCAACTACGTGGTGGACGTCAAGGCCGACTTCGACGACGCGTACTCGGAGACGGTGGCCACCGAGCTGGTGGGCACGTCCTTCACCAGCGGCCGCGACGGGGTGGAGCAGAACCCGGGCGACGCGGTCCAGCTCGCCGAGAACCCGCACATCAAATTCATCAACCGCAACCGGGGCTACGTGCGTAACACGGTGACCCCCACGGAGTGGACCGCCGACTACCGGGTGGTCGACTACGTGAGCGAGCCGGGCGCACCCATCCGCGATCGCGCCCGCTTCGTCATCGGCTCCGGCCAGCCGGGCGCGCGCCCACAGGCCTGA
- a CDS encoding MFS transporter: protein MTTQSTREPHTRLSRLTWPLYTYALFEEFILLYPLYALFFTEHGLSVAQISSLFVLWSLTSVLLAIPAGAWADIVPRRYLLAAAPLLSGTGFALWLLFPSYWVFALGFVLWGTAGALASGAFEALVYTELSRRGAAQQYARVMGVTRALGVAAVGVATLLAVPVMAHGGYTAIGLASVAACLLCALAGLALPEHRAPRSDAADRGSAPEEGSGPGLGYLQTMRLGLAEARGSRAVRDALILLVVITAFWGMLEEYVPLLAASAGVTTDDVPLVVLTVWVCVTLGGLLAGPAARLSPRTLGSLLALAAAAIAVGALLGNPLGWVLLGCGFGVCQMMNVVADARLQDSITGSSRATVTSLAEVGAESVSVVSFPLYAGVFLVLGHGTAFVLFAAPYLLAAVLMARTRGTRPVPTAD, encoded by the coding sequence ATGACCACCCAGTCCACGCGTGAGCCACACACGCGTCTGTCCAGGCTGACCTGGCCGCTCTACACCTACGCCCTCTTCGAGGAGTTCATCCTCCTCTACCCCCTGTACGCTCTGTTCTTCACCGAGCACGGGCTCTCCGTGGCCCAGATCAGCTCGCTCTTCGTCCTTTGGTCCCTGACCAGTGTGCTGTTGGCGATCCCGGCCGGCGCCTGGGCCGACATCGTGCCCCGGCGCTACCTGCTGGCCGCCGCTCCGCTGCTGTCCGGAACCGGGTTCGCGCTCTGGCTGCTCTTCCCGTCGTACTGGGTGTTCGCCCTGGGCTTCGTGCTGTGGGGGACGGCCGGGGCCCTGGCCTCCGGTGCCTTCGAAGCGCTCGTCTACACCGAGCTCTCCCGCCGCGGCGCCGCTCAACAGTACGCGCGCGTCATGGGGGTGACCCGAGCCCTCGGAGTGGCCGCCGTGGGCGTGGCGACCCTGCTGGCCGTTCCGGTGATGGCCCACGGCGGTTACACGGCGATCGGCCTGGCCAGCGTTGCCGCGTGCCTGCTGTGCGCGCTGGCCGGTCTGGCCCTGCCCGAACACCGGGCCCCACGATCCGATGCCGCTGACCGCGGCAGCGCCCCGGAGGAGGGGAGCGGACCCGGTCTCGGCTACCTCCAGACGATGCGGCTCGGCCTGGCCGAGGCCCGCGGCAGCCGCGCCGTGCGCGACGCACTCATTCTGCTCGTGGTCATCACCGCGTTCTGGGGGATGCTGGAGGAGTACGTGCCCTTGCTGGCCGCCTCCGCCGGAGTCACCACCGATGACGTCCCCCTGGTCGTGCTCACCGTGTGGGTCTGCGTGACCCTGGGCGGTCTGCTCGCCGGGCCGGCCGCCCGGCTCTCACCGCGGACCCTCGGGTCCCTTCTGGCCCTGGCCGCCGCGGCCATCGCGGTCGGGGCCCTGCTGGGCAACCCGTTGGGCTGGGTGCTGCTCGGCTGCGGCTTCGGTGTGTGCCAGATGATGAACGTGGTCGCCGACGCCCGGCTGCAGGACAGCATCACCGGTTCCAGCCGGGCCACCGTCACCTCGCTGGCCGAGGTGGGCGCGGAGTCGGTGAGCGTGGTGTCCTTCCCGCTGTACGCGGGGGTGTTTCTGGTGCTCGGGCACGGGACGGCCTTCGTGCTGTTCGCCGCCCCGTACTTGCTGGCCGCCGTCCTGATGGCGCGGACCAGGGGCACCCGACCCGTGCCCACCGCTGACTGA
- a CDS encoding alpha/beta fold hydrolase, whose amino-acid sequence MTPQTTNTANSDDPGLASVRGISVSYTDRGAGCPVLFIHGHPFDRTMWEPQVRALAGRGYRTIVPDLRGYGRSTVVPGVTSMDTLARDLAAFLDHLELDVVNVVGLSMGGQVALELYRLFPDRVDSLTLAATNPMPETEQGRLSRKRMAARLREEGMRGYTDEMLVGMMTAENVREMPAVADHVRAMMYAAPPEGAAAAQLGRAERPDHTLLLKRISAPTLLVVGQHDGFTPPEGAELMHVQVPDSVVEIIEGAGHLPNLERPDRFNEVLRRFLEQARTRTR is encoded by the coding sequence GTGACACCTCAGACGACGAACACCGCGAACAGTGACGACCCAGGTCTCGCGTCCGTACGCGGGATCAGCGTCAGTTACACCGACCGCGGAGCAGGGTGCCCCGTCCTGTTCATCCACGGCCACCCCTTCGACAGAACCATGTGGGAACCCCAGGTCAGAGCATTGGCCGGGCGCGGCTACCGGACGATCGTGCCGGACCTGCGCGGTTACGGGCGCAGCACCGTCGTGCCCGGAGTGACCTCCATGGACACCCTCGCCCGCGACCTCGCCGCGTTCCTGGACCACCTGGAACTGGACGTGGTCAACGTGGTGGGCCTGTCCATGGGCGGTCAGGTCGCGCTGGAGCTGTACCGCCTCTTCCCCGACCGGGTGGACTCGCTGACCCTGGCGGCGACCAACCCGATGCCCGAGACCGAGCAGGGCAGGCTCTCCCGCAAACGCATGGCCGCCCGCCTGCGCGAGGAGGGCATGCGCGGCTACACCGACGAGATGCTGGTCGGTATGATGACCGCCGAGAACGTGCGGGAGATGCCCGCCGTCGCCGACCACGTGCGCGCCATGATGTACGCGGCCCCGCCCGAGGGCGCGGCCGCCGCCCAGCTGGGCCGGGCCGAACGCCCCGACCACACCCTGCTGCTCAAGCGCATCTCGGCCCCCACCCTGCTGGTGGTGGGTCAGCACGACGGGTTCACCCCACCCGAGGGGGCCGAGCTGATGCACGTCCAGGTACCGGACTCGGTCGTGGAGATCATCGAGGGAGCGGGTCACCTGCCCAATCTGGAGCGCCCGGACCGGTTCAACGAGGTCCTGCGCCGCTTCCTGGAACAGGCCCGAACCCGAACCCGCTGA
- a CDS encoding AraC family transcriptional regulator, translating to MLDRLNEALERVERDLDTPVDVAAMARTTLTSEYHFRRMFSVLSGMSISEYVRRRRLTLAGAEVIEGRDTLLDIAVRYGYGSAEAFGRAFRAMHGISPGEARGSGAALNSQSRLAFRLTVEGNTTMRYRIVEKDAFHLIGPKARVPLVHEGVNEPMVEFVKGIPDSAYERIEELSDQEPRGGVSVTVTHDPDRREGSDVDYYVAAATSETEAPEGMEALEVPAGTWVVFPFQKYAFPEAIQRIWVYAGAEWFPSNPAYQHKHGPELLSVEYDEQDQNLASGELWLPAEKAV from the coding sequence ATGCTGGACCGGTTGAACGAGGCGCTCGAACGGGTCGAGAGGGACCTGGACACACCGGTGGACGTGGCCGCGATGGCGCGGACCACGCTCACCTCCGAGTACCACTTCCGACGGATGTTCTCGGTGCTGTCCGGGATGTCGATCTCGGAGTACGTGCGTCGGCGCCGCCTCACCCTGGCCGGGGCCGAGGTGATCGAGGGCCGGGACACCCTGCTCGACATCGCGGTCCGCTACGGCTACGGGTCCGCCGAGGCCTTCGGCCGGGCCTTTCGCGCCATGCACGGGATCAGTCCGGGCGAGGCCCGCGGGTCGGGGGCCGCGCTCAACTCCCAGTCACGGCTGGCCTTCCGCCTCACCGTCGAAGGGAACACCACCATGCGCTACCGGATCGTCGAGAAGGACGCGTTCCACCTCATCGGCCCCAAGGCCCGGGTCCCGCTCGTCCACGAGGGGGTCAACGAACCCATGGTCGAGTTCGTCAAGGGCATCCCGGACTCCGCCTACGAGCGGATCGAGGAGCTGTCCGACCAGGAGCCGCGCGGCGGCGTGTCGGTCACCGTCACCCACGACCCCGACCGCCGCGAGGGCAGCGACGTCGACTACTACGTGGCCGCCGCGACCTCCGAGACCGAGGCACCCGAGGGGATGGAAGCCCTGGAGGTGCCCGCGGGCACCTGGGTCGTCTTCCCCTTCCAGAAGTACGCCTTCCCCGAGGCCATCCAGCGGATCTGGGTCTACGCCGGTGCGGAGTGGTTCCCGTCCAACCCCGCCTACCAGCACAAGCACGGTCCCGAACTGCTGAGCGTGGAGTACGACGAGCAGGACCAGAACCTCGCATCGGGCGAGCTGTGGCTGCCGGCGGAGAAGGCCGTCTAG